GCCATTCAGCGGCTGACTGCCCACGGGTTGGGTCCATACGCATGTCCAGCGGGCCATCGCGCATAAAGGAAAAGCCGCGTTCTGCATCATCAAGTTGCGGTGAAGAAACACCAAGATCGAGGAGAATGCCGTCGATCTTGCCGATAAGATCGCGCTCGGCAACGTATTCGCCCAGCGCGGAGAAAGGTCCGTGGATGATGGAGAAGCGCGGATCATCAATAGTCTTCGCAACGGCGATAGCCTGCGGGTCGCGATCGATCGCCAGCAAACGCCCCTCTTCGCCAAGCTGCGAGAGGATCAGACGTGAGTGACCACCGCGACCAAAAGTCCCATCAATGTAGATGCCATCAGGACGGATATTGAGGCCATTAACGGCTTCATCCAGCAGCACCGTAGTATGTTTATAGTTTTCCATCATTTTATAGAGACAAGTCCTGCAGTCGCTCCGATAAGTCTCCAGTAGCCAACTGCTCTGCGTCGATATCTTCCTTGACCTGTTGATGCCAGGTTGTTTCATCCCACAGCTCAAACTTGTTGAACTGTCCAACCAGCATCACTTCTTTTGTCAGACCGGCATGTTGCCGCAGTACTGGCGCGATTAACAATCGACCGGCGCCATCCATCTGACATTCGCTGGCATGACCTAACAGAAGGCGCTGCACACGGCGCTCAACCGGGTTCATGCTCGACAGACGCGATAATTTTTGCTCGATA
The nucleotide sequence above comes from Escherichia coli. Encoded proteins:
- the mraZ gene encoding division/cell wall cluster transcriptional repressor MraZ; translated protein: MFRGATLVNLDSKGRLSVPTRYREQLLENAAGQMVCTIDIHHPCLLLYPLPEWEIIEQKLSRLSSMNPVERRVQRLLLGHASECQMDGAGRLLIAPVLRQHAGLTKEVMLVGQFNKFELWDETTWHQQVKEDIDAEQLATGDLSERLQDLSL